In one window of Nicotiana tabacum cultivar K326 chromosome 12, ASM71507v2, whole genome shotgun sequence DNA:
- the LOC107776770 gene encoding uncharacterized protein LOC107776770 gives MHKLKILAPPRSETTMCDKSEALLINKNKELGRSVSNEYDELRSFRTWLKWMCVDQSDPFSACLSWFVFALLAIVVPCLSHFSLACSDCDAAHSRPYDNVVQLSLSSVAALSFICLSRFVKKYGLRRFLFLDKLCDESETVRKCYTQQLNSSLKILFIFVLPCFAAECAYKIWWYSSGGTQIPFLGNVIASDIVACILELSSWLYRTVVFFLVCVLFRLICYLQVLRLQDFAQVFHVDSDVESVLREHLRIRRHLRIISHRYRAFILWALMFITASQFASLLMTTRSTADLHIYKSGELALCSVSLLAGLMILLRSATKITHKAQSVTCLAAKWHVCATIDSFDSIEGETPITRATCGQGFPECSKGSDSDDVGDEEDELDNTIFVPAYAYSTISFQKRQALVKYFENNRAGVTIYGFMLDRSSIHTIFGLELSLVLWLLGKTIGIS, from the exons ATGCATAAACTCAAAATCCTAGCTCCACCTCGGTCAGAAACAACAATGTGTGACAAAAGCGAAGCTTTACTGATCAACAAGAACAAGGAGTTAGGGAGAAGTGTATCGAATGAGTACGACGAATTGAGGAGTTTTCGGACATGGCTAAAATGGATGTGTGTAGATCAATCCGATCCATTTTCAGCTTGTCTTTCTTGGTTTGTTTTTGCTCTGTTGGCTATAGTTGTGCCTTGTCTTTCTCATTTCTCTCTAGCTTGTAGCGATTGTGATGCTGCGCACAGTAGACCTTATGACAATGTTGTTCAATTGTCGCTCAGTAGTGTTGCTGCTCTGTCTTTTATTTGTCTTTCGCGGTTTGTTAAGAAATATGGGCTGAGGAGGTTCTTGTTTCTTGACAAGCTTTGTGATGAGAGTGAAACCGTCAGAAAATGCTACACACAACAGCTCAAT AGTTCACTAAAGATCCTATTCATATTTGTCCTACCATGTTTTGCTGCTGAATGCGCGTATAAGATTTGGTGGTACAGTTCAGGTGGCACACAAATCCCCTTCTTAGGCAATGTCATCGCGAGTGACATTGTCGCGTGCATTCTAGAGCTGAGTTCTTGGCTTTATAGGACGGTCGTGTTCTTTCTAGTTTGTGTCCTATTCCGGTTGATATGTTACCTTCAAGTTCTCCGACTACAAGATTTTGCTCAGGTTTTTCATGTAGACTCGGACGTTGAATCAGTGTTGAGAGAGCATCTCAGAATCAGGAGGCATTTGAGGATCATTAGCCATAGGTATCGTGCATTCATTTTGTGGGCGTTGATGTTCATTACAGCAAGCCAATTCGCGTCCCTTCTCATGACTACGCGCTCAACTGCAGATCTTCATATCTATAAAAGTGGTGAACTTGCG CTTTGCTCTGTCAGTCTTCTTGCTGGTCTCATGATACTGTTGCGAAGCGCGACCAAAATCACTCACAAGGCTCAATCTGTGACATGCCTTGCAGCCAAGTGGCATGTATGTGCAACAATAGACTCATTCGATTCGATTGAAGGTGAGACTCCAATTACTCGGGCAACCTGTGGCCAAGGTTTTCCTGAATGTTCCAAAGGATCTGATTCTGATGATGTtggagatgaagaagatgagttgGACAATACGATATTTGTCCCTGCTTATGCCTATAGCACAATTTCATTCCAGAAAAGACAGGCACTAG TGAAATATTTTGAGAACAACAGAGCAGGGGTAACAATTTATGGATTCATGTTGGATAGAAGTTCTATTCACACCATATTTGGATTAGAACTATCACTGGTTCTTTGGTTGCTTGGCAAAACTATTGGCATTTCTTGA
- the LOC107776767 gene encoding EH domain-containing protein 1-like isoform X1, whose product MEFDTCPINRCSKKHEKIYQEWFCFADSDGDGRLTGKDATNFLAMSNLPRDHLKQVWAIADSKRQGFLGFKEFITAMQLVSLAQAGHAVTSDSLNAEVDFENLQLPSLEGLDRLLAKKKRVAKWVPDQNGSLVLPSRANWFSSSKSSKKVSSNYVTSIIDGLKKLYVKKLKPLEVTYHFSDFVSPLLANSDFDAKPMVMLLGQYSTGKTTFIKHLLRTSYPGAHIGPEPTTDRFVVVMNGPDERSVPGNTIAVQADMPFSGLTTFGTAFLSKFECSQMPHPLLENITIVDTPGVLSGEKQRTQRSYDFTGVTSWFAAKCDLILLLFDPHKLDISDEFKRVIASLQGHDDKIRVVLNKADQVDTQQLMRVYGALMWSLGKVLNTPEVTRVYIGSFNDRPINEAPTGPVGKELFEKEQDDLLSDLKNIPKKACDRRINEFVKRARAAKIHAYIISHLKKEMPAMMGKAKTQKRLIDNLEDEFVKIQKEHHLPAGDFPNVEHFREVLSGYSIDKFEKLKPKLIQAVDDMLGYDIPELLKNFRNPYD is encoded by the exons ATGGAGTTTGATACTTGTCCCATTAATCGCTGCTCCAAAAAGCACGAGAAGATATATCAAGAATGGTTTTGTTTTGCTGATTCGG ATGGAGATGGACGTCTCACTGGAAAGGATGCCACCAACTTCCTTGCAATGTCAAACTTGCCTCGTGATCATCTCAAGCAG GTATGGGCAATTGCAGATTCCAAACGGCAAGGATTTCTCGGTTTTAAAGAGTTTATTACTGCAATGCAG TTGGTCTCTTTGGCTCAAGCTGGCCATGCAGTGACAAGTGATTCCTTAAATGCCGAAG TTGATTTTGAAAATTTGCAGCTACCTTCACTGGAAGGTCTGGATAGACTTCTTGCT AAGAAGAAGCGTGTGGCTAAATGGGTACCTGACCAGAATG GCAGTCTTGTGCTACCTTCACGAGCTAATTGGTTTTCATCATCAAAATCTTCAAAGAAG GTTTCTTCAAACTATGTCACATCAATAATTGATGGACTGAAGAAGTTGTACGTCAAGAAACTAAAGCCATTGGAAGTTACATATCACTTCAGTGATTTTGTCTCTCCTCTATTG GCAAATAGTGATTTTGATGCCAAACCAATGGTGATGCTTTTGGGTCAATACTCCACTGGAAAAACAACCTTCATTAAGCATTTACTCAGAACCAGTTATCCAG GTGCTCATATTGGACCAGAGCCTACAACAGACAGATTTGTTGTCGTTATG AACGGACCTGACGAAAGAAGTGTCCCGGGGAATACAATTGCTGTTCAAGCAGATATGCCATTTAGCGGTTTGACAACTTTTGGAACGgcatttttgtcaaagtttgagtGTTCTCAAATGCCGCATCCT cTGTTAGAGAATATCACTATTGTGGATACTCCGGGAGTTTTATCAGGGGAAAAGCAGCGAACACAAAGGAGCTATGATTTTACGGGGGTGACGTCTTGGTTTGCTGCCAAATGTGATCTCATTCTGCTATTGTTTGATCCCCACAAACTTGATATTAGCGATGAATTCAAACGTGTGATTGCATCTCTTCAAGGTCATGATGATAAGATACGAGTTGTTTTGAACAAGGCTGACCAAGTTGATACTCAACAA CTAATGAGGGTTTATGGAGCATTAATGTGGTCTTTAGGGAAGGTTCTGAATACCCCTGAAGTTACGCGTGTCTACATAGG ATCATTTAATGACAGACCTATAAATGAGGCTCCGACCGGGCCTGTGGGGAAAGAACTTTTTGAAAAGGAACAAGATGATCTCCTTTCGGACCTGAAAAACATACCAAAGAAGGCTTGTGATCGTCGT ATAAATGAATTCGTAAAACGTGCTAGAGCTGCCAAGATACATGCTTATATAATAAGTCACCTGAAAAAGGAAATGCCTGCTATGATGGGCAAAGCGAAGACACAGAAAAGACTTATCGATAACTTGGAAGATGAATTCGTAAAG ATTCAGAAAGAACATCATCTACCAGCCGGGGATTTTCCAAATGTTGAACATTTTAGAGAAGTTTTGAGTGGTTATAGCATTGACAAGTTTGAGAAGTTGAAACCTAAGTTAATACAAGCTGTTGATGACATGCTTGGTTATGACATCCctgaacttctcaaaaatttcagGAATCCTTACGACTAA
- the LOC107776767 gene encoding EH domain-containing protein 1-like isoform X2: protein MQLVSLAQAGHAVTSDSLNAEVDFENLQLPSLEGLDRLLAKKKRVAKWVPDQNGSLVLPSRANWFSSSKSSKKVSSNYVTSIIDGLKKLYVKKLKPLEVTYHFSDFVSPLLANSDFDAKPMVMLLGQYSTGKTTFIKHLLRTSYPGAHIGPEPTTDRFVVVMNGPDERSVPGNTIAVQADMPFSGLTTFGTAFLSKFECSQMPHPLLENITIVDTPGVLSGEKQRTQRSYDFTGVTSWFAAKCDLILLLFDPHKLDISDEFKRVIASLQGHDDKIRVVLNKADQVDTQQLMRVYGALMWSLGKVLNTPEVTRVYIGSFNDRPINEAPTGPVGKELFEKEQDDLLSDLKNIPKKACDRRINEFVKRARAAKIHAYIISHLKKEMPAMMGKAKTQKRLIDNLEDEFVKIQKEHHLPAGDFPNVEHFREVLSGYSIDKFEKLKPKLIQAVDDMLGYDIPELLKNFRNPYD, encoded by the exons ATGCAG TTGGTCTCTTTGGCTCAAGCTGGCCATGCAGTGACAAGTGATTCCTTAAATGCCGAAG TTGATTTTGAAAATTTGCAGCTACCTTCACTGGAAGGTCTGGATAGACTTCTTGCT AAGAAGAAGCGTGTGGCTAAATGGGTACCTGACCAGAATG GCAGTCTTGTGCTACCTTCACGAGCTAATTGGTTTTCATCATCAAAATCTTCAAAGAAG GTTTCTTCAAACTATGTCACATCAATAATTGATGGACTGAAGAAGTTGTACGTCAAGAAACTAAAGCCATTGGAAGTTACATATCACTTCAGTGATTTTGTCTCTCCTCTATTG GCAAATAGTGATTTTGATGCCAAACCAATGGTGATGCTTTTGGGTCAATACTCCACTGGAAAAACAACCTTCATTAAGCATTTACTCAGAACCAGTTATCCAG GTGCTCATATTGGACCAGAGCCTACAACAGACAGATTTGTTGTCGTTATG AACGGACCTGACGAAAGAAGTGTCCCGGGGAATACAATTGCTGTTCAAGCAGATATGCCATTTAGCGGTTTGACAACTTTTGGAACGgcatttttgtcaaagtttgagtGTTCTCAAATGCCGCATCCT cTGTTAGAGAATATCACTATTGTGGATACTCCGGGAGTTTTATCAGGGGAAAAGCAGCGAACACAAAGGAGCTATGATTTTACGGGGGTGACGTCTTGGTTTGCTGCCAAATGTGATCTCATTCTGCTATTGTTTGATCCCCACAAACTTGATATTAGCGATGAATTCAAACGTGTGATTGCATCTCTTCAAGGTCATGATGATAAGATACGAGTTGTTTTGAACAAGGCTGACCAAGTTGATACTCAACAA CTAATGAGGGTTTATGGAGCATTAATGTGGTCTTTAGGGAAGGTTCTGAATACCCCTGAAGTTACGCGTGTCTACATAGG ATCATTTAATGACAGACCTATAAATGAGGCTCCGACCGGGCCTGTGGGGAAAGAACTTTTTGAAAAGGAACAAGATGATCTCCTTTCGGACCTGAAAAACATACCAAAGAAGGCTTGTGATCGTCGT ATAAATGAATTCGTAAAACGTGCTAGAGCTGCCAAGATACATGCTTATATAATAAGTCACCTGAAAAAGGAAATGCCTGCTATGATGGGCAAAGCGAAGACACAGAAAAGACTTATCGATAACTTGGAAGATGAATTCGTAAAG ATTCAGAAAGAACATCATCTACCAGCCGGGGATTTTCCAAATGTTGAACATTTTAGAGAAGTTTTGAGTGGTTATAGCATTGACAAGTTTGAGAAGTTGAAACCTAAGTTAATACAAGCTGTTGATGACATGCTTGGTTATGACATCCctgaacttctcaaaaatttcagGAATCCTTACGACTAA